The Panicum virgatum strain AP13 chromosome 3N, P.virgatum_v5, whole genome shotgun sequence genome includes the window GAAGTTCGTCAGTTAAATCCTGTCTTGCAGAGGCTCCGTAAGAACAAACTATCTTCAGCAAAGAAGAGCATTGAACCGCATCGAGGGAGTGCCAATTCATGCCCAAAAGGAACCAAAGTCTCCTCCCAAGAGAAGATTCAGAAGGCACCTGCAGTTCCGTCCAGATTGAGCAGGACAACAAAAGCATCTGCACCCTCCAGTCACCAGGTGCCAATCAACTGTCAGAGAAGAAGGCCGCCACACTTGAAACTTGGCCCCCCAAGAAAGGTGAGCACTCCAAAATTAGAGACAGATCATCCTCTTAAAGAGACTGGACCACGCGGCATCCCAAACCTAGCGGACAAGAAGAGTCGGATCGAAGAGTTGATTGGATTGGATGAGTTTAATGGCCATGAAGGCATCGGTTCGGATTCTCCAGATTACCAATTTTGTCTATGGTTGTCTCCAAGATGTCATGGTACAACAATCAAGCATGAGCCATCTCCATAGTTCTGTAGCAATCAGCAGCCTGCTGTGTACCATGCTGCCGTACGTTGTAGCAAAGGCTTGATGTGCTTTTGTAATTGTCGATGCCGGACCAGTTGCCTGATACTGGTTACAGGTCAATTTTTGTCAGTATTCATCTTAGTTTCTCTTCGTTTTCGTCTCTGCAATGCTAGATGAAATCTCAACTCAAGCTGTAGTTTTTTGGGCCCTCGCAGCATGGCTGTCTAAGTTCGCAAAGATGTACAAGTCGCATCTGTGTTCTTCGGAGAACTTGTCCCGTGACGTGGTGGATTGTTTGGCAGGCGGAGAACTGTTCACAGACCTGCAAAAATCTGTTCAGGTTCAGAGCAATCGTTTCAGACGGCCACAAAAGCTTGAAAGCTGTCGCTGCCGTAGCAGCGGCAGGGTTAAGAATTccgaccggaaccggtccggttttaccggtaaccggtcaaactggtccgGACccgttccggttccggccggtggcctaaattcaaaattcaaattcgaattccaaaaaatgaaaaattcccaaaaaatttctaaaaatacttcaagttgcgacgaatctaatggtgtcaaaatttttcaaatatttgttcatttagtatactttgcgggcatgtgaaattaaacaaaaaaacgtgcatacaaaggTATACAAATACAttgtattaatgtaaaagtagagggttcatttaggctaaaatatgttatacaaacattcatttagtatactttgcgggcatttgaatttaaaccaaaaaagaaaaaaatttgaatttggccggttaccactcaaaccgaccggttaccgcTCAAactggaccggtataccggtctaaccggtcggcttACCGATAGGAACCGGTTGAACAGATGTCtttgatttgaattttgaatttgaccgatTTTTAccagtaaccggtcaaaccagacCGGTTTACCGCTACCGGTGAGCGGCGGTTTGATCCCACtggtcggtaaaaaaaacccTAAGCAGCGGTGCCCACTACAAAACCCTTTGGCGGTTCAAAAACTGATGGTCGACAAGGCTCTGGCGCCTGCGTGAAGGAACACCCCATCTCAACAGTGGCCATTTCAAGTTTTTTTAAGCGTGTGTTTGTGTTCATGTCATCTGCCAACCACATGCTTGTAAATGATCAGAAAGGGAAATGTGTAAAAACGAGTAATGATTTGTTATGTGCCTCAACGGATTGAGACTTACAGTTTGGCAAGAGAAAGTATATCTTAGTATTACGGATCTGATTAGTTTGCTTCAAGAATGTACTGTACCAAAATATAGGCAAGTCTATAAATTTTAGCACTCGTTTAGTTAAAGAAAAATAAGTAGCTCACTAACCAAGTACCATTCTAAACTTGCTAAAaatttggtaaaaaaaattggCATACGCACATTACATTCTGACACACCCacattttttaaaaacatttcGATGTTCAACCAAACAGGCCCGAGTCTACATGCTGTACCTGTACTCAAACAAATATACTAAGATTGgtgttagttttttttaaatgtttGTTTTCTTCGTGAACTTGCATGCGCTTATTCATATCGTTTTCAAGCTACATTGAAATCGtgatcctatatatgaagcctTGATCCAAATTTCTGCCATGGTCAACCATGCCACGTGGACTCCACTACGATCCATAACATGGTAAAAATAAAAGTGCTTATATTACTTAGGCGTCCTCAGCCAATTTTGCCAACTACTGTTTGCCCTTCAACATTTGCATTGCACACACATGCTGATGAGTGATGATGAGCTGATTCTGTTCTCACACTCTGGGGAAAAAAATCTGTTACCCCCCAAAAAATATCTATCACAGTGCGTGGCATGAACAAAATTGCGGACTTGTCAAAAATTTCCCGTCCTCAGAAATGCAGAAACAGAAAATAGAAAACTTAGGAAACAGACAAAAGGCAGAATCAGGAGCCTGGAcgaaaggaggggagagagggagggagggagagaacaATATCTTGTTCTCTTTCTTATTGGTCTCTTGTTCTCTTTCTTATTGGGCACTCGGCCAAGCCAAGCAAGCGCCCCCTTATCTCCAGGGTCCACGGGAGGACGCAGCACCAAGGCACCGcccttccctcctcctcctctctcctcggAGGTGAGCGCCACCATCGCTTCTCTCCCTCTGGATTCCTCGTTCGTGGGTTGGGTAATTTCTTGTTTGCGCCCCCGATTCGCGCGTCGTGGTTTCGCGTTCTTCGATTGATGGATTGTCAATCACCCGTTGTCGGGTTGTTGGCTGTGATTCTTGGCCCTGAATCTAGAGATTGTTCTGTGGGGAAAATATTGATTTTTAGTTTAGTTTTGGTTCTGGATAAGATGCATGGCTGATCTCCCTCTGCCTCTTTAGTTATAATCGATGCCAATGTGAGGTTGAAACATTATTTAATTCGATCGATAGGCGCAGTTCATAGACGTGATCCTTTTCTGAACCCGAAAAAAACTCTTTTTTTCCGTGCCCCCAAATCGAAATGGTTATTTCTTTTGCGGATGTCCAGTCCATGTCCATCCAGATTGTTACGGATTATTTGTTAGGAAGATGTAGCGTAGTTTATTTTCCAACTTTCAGCACAGTTTGCTTTTGCAATTTGTTTGGGGTATCACCTTGATGTAGGGCGATATGTTGAAGATTTGGCTTGTACTGTTGCTGTGAATGTTTTGATTTCATCCGTCGTGTCCATCTGATATTTGAGGATTGGTACTAACTATTCCTAAACTATCTAATGTCTTTGCACAGGTTAAGGGACGGTATTTCTGACCATGGCAGGAACTTTACTCCAGTCAGTTGCCCTCGGAACAACATTCGCAGGTCGCATAAGCAACCAGCAATGGAGGTCCCATGGCGCCAGGAGGCCTGCCTCTATGTTGGCAATGTCGCTTAGCCGCCCTGTCAAGATGTCAGCATTTGTTGGCCTAAGATCAGTACATAGCTTCTCGATCACACCGACAGTGTCCAATTCCAGGTCAGCAGTTGCGTCTTACAGATCGTCACGGCGGACAAGGCGTTCTCGTTTTGTTACTCGTGCGATGTTTGAGCGGTTTACAGAGAAAGCTATTAAGGTCATCATGCTTGCGCAAGAGGAAGCGAGGCGCCTGGGTCACAATTTTGTTGGAACCGAGCAGATTCTCTTGGGTCTGATCGGAGAGGGCACTGGTATCGCAGCAAAGGTGCTCAAGTCCATGGGTATAAATCTCAAGGATGCACGTGTGGAAGTGGAAAAGATCATTGGACGGGGCAACGGCTTTGTTGCTGTTGAAATACCATTCACACCACGTGCTAAACGTGTTTTGGAGCTCTCATTGGAGGAAGCTCGCCAGTTAGGTAGGTTAATCAATGCTTCTTTGAAACTTACTCCTTGTCGTGATGATTTCAATTCCAGTTCCTTTTCTCTCTaattaacaacaacaacaacaacaacaacaacaacaacatagccttttttcccaagcaagttggggtaggctagagatgaaacccgaaagaaataagttcaaagttcaggcacattgatagctagtctccaagcgctcctatccaaagctatctctttagagatattccaatccttaaggtctctcttaaccgactcatcccacgtcagtttaggtctacctctacccctctttacattatcgacccgctcaataaccccattacgcaccggcgcctcaggagtccttcgttggacatgtccaaacttTCTCTCTAATTAACTATGACAACTAAAGTAAACTAGAAGGAATCGCCAACTAGGTAATGTATGCTTTTCCAGATTCTTGTGGTACCCTTTTGTGTGTTCTAGTCCTTAATTCGGTACTTATATTGAATTAAAACATATTAGAAGGATTGTCTCTGTTGACCAACATTTTTTTTCCCAGAATGAAATTTCTTTTCCTGATTGCTTCCAGATTTAGGTGTTTTCTAATAGTCCTGGTAAAGCTCACAGACTGcgtttttttttaacaaaagatTTTGCTAAAAAATGTGGTAGAGTTTTGTGGATTTTTAGATATGAAGATACCTGATGGCGTCTTGACATTTCTACCAATGCCCTTTCCCTTAAAATCCAAtgaatatcttttttttttgatttgaGAGGAATCCTGATTTGATAATGGACAGTTCATTGCAATATTTATATGTAGTTGATCTTCCATTTGTCTATTGTGCCACTTCTTTAAGTATCGAATGGAAGTTGCTAATGCTATATTTGTATCTTCATCAAAGAAAATTTCTTAGTAACACTACAAATAGTTTGCAAGCTGGAAAATAACAACATGCCCCAATTACAGGTGGCTTCGGTCTCCACTATCAGCTTCATACAATCATACTGGATACTTCCAAACTTTACAAATTTGCATCATTAAGGGCATGTTTGTTTTGCATCATCCATACATAATAATTTTGTCCTTTTTAACAATTCAGGTTTTAAAATGCAATTGAACTAATAGATGCATTGTTTTCTTCATTGTCTTGCTGTGtccatatatatatttttttgtcgTTGTCCACTTGTATATGTAAAATATCACACCCTGCTTTCTCATCTATTATGGTGGATCTACTGCCATATTAACACACCTTTTATCTTGTTCCTCATGCAAATATGTAGACTTCCTGTGCTGTTAACTCTCAAGGCATTATATTAACCAGAATATCATATATTCATATCCTTTGTGTATCATATCACAGAGCACTTGATTTTATCATTATCTTCCAATTCTCACTAAGCTACATAGAACATTTCTTTCGAGCACTGAATACTTGCATTTCCAGGACACAATTATATCGGATCTGAGCACCTGCTTCTTGGACTGCTTCGCGAGGGTGAAGGTGTGGCAGCTCGTGTACTTGAGAGTCTCGGAGCTGACCCTAGCAATATCCGTACACAGGTAAACTATATCTGATTTCTTTTTTGAACAGGATGAAGTAGTCTGTTTGAAAGAAACATTGTTTATTTAGCTTGCTTTTAATGTCATGGACCTCTAGGTCATCCGAATGATTGGTGAGACCACAGAAGCTGTTGGTGCTGGAGTTGGAGGAGGGAGTAGTGGTAATAAGATGCCAACGCTTGAGGAGTACGGAACTAATTTAACAAAATTAGCAGAAGAGGTAATATTTCTGACCTACTACATTATAAGAGGCACAAGTGCTGGATTAGAAGTAATATTGATCATGTCTGCAGGGAAAGCTAGATCCTGTTGTTGGTAGGCAGCCACAGATTGAGCGTGTGGTACAAATTTTAGGCAGACGAACAAAGAACAATCCCTGCTTGATTGGAGAGCCTGGTGTTGGAAAGACTGCAATTGCTGAAGGGCTTGCTCAACGCATTTTTACAGGCGATGTGCCTGAAACGATAGAAGGGAAAAAGGTAGCCTTTTCCCATCATTTTGAAGCAAATATGCAATATGTTTCTATACATTGTATTTTGTTTAATTGATTCTGCAGCTAATGTGAACATATGAGCTTAGGAATAATCTTTTCTTCTTACATACACCTGTTTTGTTGTGTATGGTATATTTCTGCTGCTGTACATGAGGGTGCATGCACATGTTTGCCCTTTTTTTTGTTCATTTTACTTGTGCAGTCCCTTCCATTGGGTTAGGCACAATGTTAATGATTGAAGAGTATGCTTGATATTTCGGGTCATACTAGCACCAATATTATATTTAAGCATTCAAATTATTACCGAAGTTTGTAATCATCTGCTCTGATGCATACAGTAATTGAGCAAATGAACGAGCAAAGTATGCATTAAATATTTATACTTATTTGTTATACAGAATTGCAAGTGAATTAATCTCAGCTCACTGGTAGATGTAGATTAGTAGTAGTTTCAGAGTATATGGGGGACATTATCATACCAtacttttcaaatttttttctgcgATGTTTCTGCAATCTTTTGATGAGATTGTGAAGAAATGATGGACAACAAATTTACCACAGGTCATTACTCTTGACATGGGACTTCTGGTTGCTGGCACAAAATACCGTGGAGAATTCGAAGAGAGATTAAAGAAGCTGATGGAAGAAATCAAGCAAAGTGACGAGATAATACTCTTTATTGATGAAGTTCACACTCTGATAGGAGCAGGAGCAGCTGAAGGTGCTATCGATGCTGCTAATATTTTGAAGCCAGCATTAGCAAGAGGTGAATTACAGGTGTGTAGATAATATTACATTATCCTATGTTGTTatctgttttcttttcttttgggtTTGTCCGGTATCATTTTTCTTTTGCCCCTTCAACTGTGATTTTCAGCACTCTTGCTTGTTTTGAGGTTGTTACAACTAACTTGTTATGGTAAATTTCAGTGCATTGGAGCGACTACACTTGATGAATATAGGAAGCACATTGAGAAAGACCCAGCCCTGGAAAGGCGTTTCCAACCAGTGAAAGTGCCAGAGCCAACAGTAGATGAAACCATAGAAATTCTCAGAGGACTTAGGGAACGATATGAGATCCATCATAAACTTCGTTACACCGATGAAGCACTGATCGCAGCTGCAAAGCTTTCATATCAATACATCAGGTTTGTGAACTGTGAATAAGGAAATGTCGCATACTCACGTCAGCTGATCATGTAACAAAAGTACTAGAAAAGTACTCTGCAACCTTATATCACATTTCAGAAAAATGTGCACTTCATGTCTGACCATGTTCACAGATGATTTACCTTTGCTCTATGTTGCATCCTTATCATCACCTGACAGCACATTTTGTTTGCAGTGACCGTTTTCTCCCGGACAAGGCAATAGACTTGATTGATGAAGCAGGTTCCCGTGTTAGGCTACAGCATGCACAGGTACAAGTATCCCAAGTCATCTACTGTCATTTATTTTGATGCTTAATTTTTGCATGCCCTAAACAATTCTAAATGGAACTTCCGGTTCAGGTTCCTGAGGAAGCAAGAGAACTTGATAAGGAGCTCAAACAAATCACAAAACAGAAGAATGATGCTGTTCGGAGCCAGGATTTTGAAAAGGTAAGTGGCATAAGATTTACTAAATTTGACATCACTTTCAGATTTGTGTTGCAACTTAAATGTTGTACTAGGCCTCCTGGTAGATCATAGTACTTCATAATTTCCATCCACCATAACTTTTCTATTGACAATGCTCACTAGTATATACAAAATATTTACCTATATAGTTTTTTTGTACAGTTATTTACCTATGTAGTTGGCAGATGGCAAATACTTTAGGATGATGCAGCAATTCTTGTTCTGTTCATTGCTTATCTTATTTGAGTGAAGTTCTCCATTTATGTTTTAAAATGTACTAGAACAACAAGTTAAAAAACAAATTGTTCTGTATTTTTGGAAATAATTACCAGTGACAGTAAAATATTCCTTAATCTGCATTTCACTTGTCTTTCCCTCTGCCTGTTCTTTTAATTACTTTTCCTGCTTTCATCACATGCGTTGACGCCTATGCTCTGCCTTTCATGCCTATACTTTTGTTTACTTAATTGCATGCACCTTTTTTTTCCTGACGCTTATAGCTAATTTCCTTTTTTTATGTCTTGCCATTAGGCTGGAGAGCTGCGAGACCGTGAAATGGAATTGAAGGCGCAGATAACAGCCCTCATTGACAAGAGCAAGGAGATGAGCAAAGCAGAGGAGGAATCTGGAGAGACAGGACCTATGGTTAATGAAGCAGATATCCAGCACATTGTATCGTCATGGACTGGCATTCCAGTGGAGAAGGTTTCTAGCGATGAATCTGATAAGCTTCTTAAAATGGAAGAGACTTTGCACAGACGTGTCATTGGCCAAGATGAGGCTGTTGTAGCAATTAGTCGCTCCATCCGCCGTGCTCGTGTGGGCCTCAAGAACCCCAACAGGCCAATTGCAAGCTTTATTTTCGCAGGTCCCACTGGTGTTGGGAAGTCAGAGCTCGCAAAGGCCCTTGCTGCCTATTACTTTGGCTCTGAGGAGGCTATGATCCGGCTGGATATGAGTGAATTTATGGAGAGGCACACAGTGTCCAAGCTGATCGGTTCGCCTCCAGGATATGTTGGATACACTGAGGGTGGCCAACTGACAGAGGCAGTTCGACGGCGGCCATACACAGTTGTGCTCTTTGATGAGATTGAGAAGGCACACCCTGATGTCTTCAACATGATGCTCCAGATTTTGGAAGATGGGAGGTTGACTGACAGCAAGGGAAGGACGGTGGACTTCAAGAACACCCTCCTGATCATGACCTCAAACGTTGGGAGCAGTGTCATCGAGAAGGGTGGGCGCAAGATTGGTTTTGACCTCGACTCTGATGAGAAGGACAGCAGTTACGGCAGGATCAAGAGCCTCGTCATCGAGGAGATGAAGCAGTACTTCCGCCCTGAGTTCCTCAACCGTCTTGATGAGATGATCGTCTTCAGGCAGCTCACCAAGCTCGAGGTCAAGGAGATTGCGGACATCATGCTCCAGGAGGTCTTCGACCGACTCAAGGCCAAGGACATCAACCTGCAGGTCACTGAGAAGTTCAAGGAGCGGGTGGTGGATGAAGGCTACAACCCCAGCTACGGTGCACGGCCGTTGAGGCGGGCTATCATGAGGCTGTTGGAGGACAGCCTTGCGGAGAAGATGCTTGCTGGGGAGGTCAAGGAGGGTGACTCTGCCATTGTGGACGTTGACTCAGAGGGGAAGGTCGTCGTGCTCAATGGCCAGGGCGGCATTCCGGAGCTCTCAACTCCTGCGGTCACCGTTTAGATCGTACGTAACATAACAGATGACAAAATAGTTGAGTTTTCGTTTCAAACACATTATCATATAGCTAGCGGATAACTGTGTATATGTAGTGGTATAGTCGAAGAAAAAATCAATGCTGCCTTTGAGTTTCCTTTTCGAATTCAAGTATTTTTGTCTCTGTGAAATCAATCTCACCTGGAATGATAACGTGTAGAAACTAGCTAGTTACGCTTGATTTTAAGTGATGAGGTCTGGAATGATATTGAATTAAACTAAAGTTACCATCTGATGCACGAGAAAATACCAAATAAACATTATGACATCGTTGATTCACAAGGGAACTGATGGTAAAACTGAATATTAGTGCTGGCGTATACCGTTGACTGAGTAAAATTTCCCACAAGACCATTTGTAAGTGAGTAAAATTTGGTCATTTGTAAGTTGTAACGCAAAACCATGATATTCAAAAAATAATCTGACATCTGCACAATGGTTTGAATTTCCCACATGACTTTCATATAACCATAGAATTGATCATTTTGACATGATAGATTGCCTACATTGCTAGAGGATTCGTAGTGGACAATCCTTTTGAGTTGAAGTTTGAATCTTGAGGCTGCTGCTAAAGGAAATGTATCTACTAGCTATTTCGAATCTCtaatgtaaaaaaaatgtatCTAGCCATTACTGACCAAG containing:
- the LOC120663791 gene encoding chaperone protein ClpC2, chloroplastic → MAGTLLQSVALGTTFAGRISNQQWRSHGARRPASMLAMSLSRPVKMSAFVGLRSVHSFSITPTVSNSRSAVASYRSSRRTRRSRFVTRAMFERFTEKAIKVIMLAQEEARRLGHNFVGTEQILLGLIGEGTGIAAKVLKSMGINLKDARVEVEKIIGRGNGFVAVEIPFTPRAKRVLELSLEEARQLGHNYIGSEHLLLGLLREGEGVAARVLESLGADPSNIRTQVIRMIGETTEAVGAGVGGGSSGNKMPTLEEYGTNLTKLAEEGKLDPVVGRQPQIERVVQILGRRTKNNPCLIGEPGVGKTAIAEGLAQRIFTGDVPETIEGKKVITLDMGLLVAGTKYRGEFEERLKKLMEEIKQSDEIILFIDEVHTLIGAGAAEGAIDAANILKPALARGELQCIGATTLDEYRKHIEKDPALERRFQPVKVPEPTVDETIEILRGLRERYEIHHKLRYTDEALIAAAKLSYQYISDRFLPDKAIDLIDEAGSRVRLQHAQVPEEARELDKELKQITKQKNDAVRSQDFEKAGELRDREMELKAQITALIDKSKEMSKAEEESGETGPMVNEADIQHIVSSWTGIPVEKVSSDESDKLLKMEETLHRRVIGQDEAVVAISRSIRRARVGLKNPNRPIASFIFAGPTGVGKSELAKALAAYYFGSEEAMIRLDMSEFMERHTVSKLIGSPPGYVGYTEGGQLTEAVRRRPYTVVLFDEIEKAHPDVFNMMLQILEDGRLTDSKGRTVDFKNTLLIMTSNVGSSVIEKGGRKIGFDLDSDEKDSSYGRIKSLVIEEMKQYFRPEFLNRLDEMIVFRQLTKLEVKEIADIMLQEVFDRLKAKDINLQVTEKFKERVVDEGYNPSYGARPLRRAIMRLLEDSLAEKMLAGEVKEGDSAIVDVDSEGKVVVLNGQGGIPELSTPAVTV